A single genomic interval of Pyrus communis chromosome 5, drPyrComm1.1, whole genome shotgun sequence harbors:
- the LOC137734360 gene encoding aluminum-activated malate transporter 10-like, which translates to MVSEKDVLGSVEWGINVADGTNNASVPESGLVDKALLGLKGVVGGLLLKVWRFLVKAWKLGVAEPRKAIHALKVGLAISVVLLFYYMRSLYEGVGGNAMWAVMIVVVVFESTVGATLYKSINRAAGTFLAGSLGLGVHWISCKAGQNFEAIIIGTSVFLLASAATFSRFIPPVKSRFDYGALIFILTFSLVSISGYRVEELFELAYHRLLTVGIGTFFCILISILFYPNWSGQQLHCLIYNNLEKLADSLDGYVLEYFKDNEAVTEDNCSTKQINGDKCVLDSKATEDNMAKFARWEPAHGSFNFKHPWKQYLKIGASMRSFAYCVEALSACMESEIKVGVLLKKHFSNACKTTNKHSSEILRELAKTIKTMKKSSEIDSLVWEMNKAVQELQKSLKSVPIWLALPTSEATDDDGKGEPIVAPLVEVLPVTTLVSLLIENAARISGIVDAVNELAVQADMKPAPQGNKTQHQPGDKPSAGEKLPFNGNVTVTVPHANCALPYGT; encoded by the exons ATGGTGAGTGAAAAGGATGTGTTAGGGAGTGTCGAATGGGGAATCAATGTTGCTGATGGGACAAACAATGCATCTGTTCCAGAATCCGGGCTAGTCGACAAGGCGTTGCTAGGGTTGAAGGGTGTGGTTGGAGGATTGTTGCTGAAAGTTTGGAGGTTTTTAGTGAAGGCATGGAAGTTAGGAGTTGCTGAGCCCAGAAAGGCGATCCATGCTCTCAAAGTAGGGTTGGCTATTTCAGTCGTGTTGCTTTTTTACTACATGAGGTCTTTGTATGAAGGTGTAGGTGGGAACGCAATGTGGGCGGTTATGATTGTTGTGGTAGTTTTTGAATCAACTGTTG GTGCTACACTATACAAAAGCATAAATAGAGCAGCAGGAACCTTTCTTGCAGGATCACTTGGCTTGGGTGTCCATTGGATTTCTTGCAAGGCAGGACAAAATTTTGAGGCCATAATTATTGGAACCTCAGTTTTCCTCCTAG CTTCGGCAGCCACCTTCTCTCGGTTCATCCCACCTGTCAAATCGCGATTCGATTATGGTGCTCTCATCTTCATCCTCACCTTCAGCTTAGTTTCGATTTCTGGATATCGCGTGGAAGAGTTGTTCGAGTTGGCTTACCATAGACTGCTCACTGTTGGCATTGGGACCTTCTTTTGCATTCTAATTAGCATTCTCTTTTATCCCAATTGGTCTGGTCAGCAGCTCCACTGTTTGATCTATAATAACCTGGAGAAACTGGCTGATTCCTTGGATG GATATGTGTTGGAGTACTTTAAAGACAATGAAGCTGTGACTGAAGACAACTGTTCTACTAAGCAAATCAATGGGGATAAATGTGTGCTCGATTCGAAGGCAACAGAAGACAATATG GCTAAATTTGCGAGATGGGAGCCTGCACATGGAAGTTTCAACTTCAAACATCCATGGAAACAGTACCTCAAGATTGGCGCATCGATGCGCAGTTTTGCTTACTGCGTCGAGGCTCTCAGCGCTTGTATGGAGTCGGAAATTAAGGTTGGCGTTTTA CTAAAGAAGCATTTCAGCAATGCCTGTAAGAcaacaaacaaacattcttCAGAAATCTTGAGAGAACTGGCGAAAACAATTAAAACCATGAAAAAATCATCTGAGATTGACTCATTGGTTTGGGAAATGAACAAAGCAGTGCAGGAGCTTCAAAAATCTTTGAAATCTGTGCCTATCTGGCTTGCTTTGCCGACATCAGAAGCTACCGACGATGATGGCAAGGGAGAGCCCATCGTAGCACCACTGGTGGAGGTTCTTCCGGTGACCACATTGGTGTCTTTGCTTATTGAAAATGCAGCAAGAATCAGTGGAATTGTTGATGCAGTCAATGAGCTTGCAGTCCAGGCAGATATGAAGCCTGCACCCCAAGGAAATAAAACGCAACACCAGCCCGGCGACAAGCCCTCCGCAGGAGAGAAACTTCCATTCAACGGGAATGTCACTGTGACAGTCCCCCATGCCAATTGCGCATTGCCGTATGGTACCTAA
- the LOC137734635 gene encoding protein LEAD-SENSITIVE 1 has protein sequence MGLLTNRVERNEVKPGDHIYTYRAVFAYSHHGIYLGGSKVVHFRPKRSLNSSTESSSDVYDSMSCPTTPDCGFRQPNSGVVLSCLDCFLKNGSLYCFEYGVSPSVFLAKVRGGTCTTAASDPSETVVHRAMYLLQNGFGNYDIFQNNCEDFAMYCKTGLLIIDKQGVGRSGQASSIIGAPLAAILSSPMKLLMPSPVGVATVTAGMYCMSRYATDIGVRTDVIKVAVEDLAVNLGWGSDHEGEVTEDDDSDSSLTQITR, from the exons ATGGGTTTGCTGACGAACAGAGTTGAGAGAAATGAGGTTAAGCCAGGAGACCACATCTACACCTACAGAGCTGTATTCGCCTACTCTCACCATg GTATTTATCTTGGGGGAAGCAAGGTGGTCCATTTTAGACCCAAAAGAAGTTTGAACTCCAGCACTGAATCATCATCTGATGTTTATGATTCAATGTCCTGTCCCACCACTCCTGACTGTGGATTCCGGCAACCCAACAGTGGCGTTGTCCTCTCGTGCCTGGACTGCTTCCTGAAAAATGGATCTCTTTACTGCTTTGAATATGGGGTTAGCCCTTCAGTTTTCCTTGCAAAAGTACGGGGCGGCACATGCACCACTGCAGCATCCGACCCATCAGAAACGGTTGTCCACCGTGCCATGTATCTTCTTCAAAATGGATTTGGCAACTACGATATTTTTCAAAACAACTGCGAGGATTTTGCTATGTATTGCAAAACCGGTCTCTTGATAATAGACAAGCAAGGTGTGGGAAGAAGTGGTCAAGCTTCTTCTATTATTGGTGCCCCATTGGcagccattctttcttctcctaTGAAGTTGTTGATGCCAAGCCCGGTTGGTGTGGCAACTGTAACAGCTGGGATGTACTGTATGAGCAGGTATGCAACTGATATTGGCGTTCGAACTGACGTGATCAAGGTCGCCGTGGAGGATTTGGCCGTGAACTTGGGTTGGGGCAGTGACCATGAGGGGGAAGTCACTGAGGACGATGATTCTGATTCCTCTCTTACACAGATTACCAGATGA
- the LOC137734132 gene encoding bifunctional fucokinase/fucose pyrophosphorylase — translation MDTKFSRSKQKADAAAVLRKSWFHLRLSVRHPTRVPTWDAIVLTAASPEQAELYEWQLTRAKRVGRIAASTITLAVPDPHGQRIGSGAATLHAIHALAKHYRTLGLHSKVAATSNGGFGFSESSRNASGNEMDDDLSEMVTFIAKRHILLLHAGGDSKRVPWANPMGKVFLPLPYLAADDPDGPVPLLFDHILAIASCARQAFKNEGGIFTMTGDVLPCFDASNMVLPEDTSCIITVPITLDIASNHGVVVASKSRNVEKSYPVSFVDNLLQKPSVDELVKNNAILDDGRTLLDTGIIAVRGKGWEELVTLACSCQPMISELLKTRKEMSLYEDLVAAWVPAKHDWLRLRPSGEELVSRLGKQKMFSYCAYDLSFLHFGTSSEVLDHLSGAASGLVGQRHQCSIPASTLSDIAASAVLLSSKIAPAVSIGEDSLIYDSTIPSRMQVGSLSIVVGVNVPEVNSIVAENSFRFILPDRHCLWEVPLVGHSGRVIVYCGLHDNPKVSLSKDGTFCGKPWRKVVQDLGIQENDLWSSMGTHEKCLWNSKIFPILSYFEMLTLASWLMGLSDENSEHLLSLWRSSPRVSLEELHRSIDFSKMCHGSIDHQADLAAGIAKACINYGVLGRNLYRLCEEVLQKEDLGVKVCEEFLSLCPGLLEQNSKIIPKSRAFQVQVDLLRACSNETTARKLEHKVWNAVADETASAVKYGFKEHLYEAPSDISILSHKNNDFDGCVDHSFHPRKVKVELPVRVDFVGGWSDTPPWSLERAGCVLNMAISLEGSLPIGTIIETTKKTGVCISDDAGNELHIKDLTSIATPFDDNDPFRLVKSALLVTGIIHENALASRGLQIRTWACVPRGSGLGTSSILAAAVVKGLLQITDGDESNENVARLVLVLEQLMGTGGGWQDQIGGLYPGVKCTSSFPGIPLRLQVVPLLASPPLISELQQRLLVVFTGQVRLAHQVLQKVVTRYLRRDNLLVSSIKRLAELAKIGREALMNCDIDDLGEIMLEAWRLHQELDPYCSNEFVDQLFRFAHPYCSGYKLVGAGGGGFALLLAKDAKLAKELRHLLEQDSNFDVKVYNWNIFLDN, via the exons ATGGATACCAAATTCTCGCGATCCAAACAGAAGGCTGACGCGGCAGCTGTGCTCCGGAAATCATGGTTCCACCTTAGGCTGTCGGTAAGGCACCCGACCCGGGTTCCCACTTGGGACGCCATCGTATTGACGGCGGCTAGCCCCGAGCAGGCCGAGCTCTACGAGTGGCAGCTCACTCGCGCCAAGCGGGTGGGCCGCATAGCCGCCTCCACGATCACACTCGCTGTGCCTGACCCCCACGGCCAGCGCATCGGCTCCGGCGCCGCCACTCTCCACGCCATTCACGCCCTCGCCAAGCATTACCGTACGTTGGGCCTACATTCAAAG GTGGCAGCTACAAGCAATGGCGGTTTTGGGTTCTCGGAGTCAAGTCGAAATGCAAGTGGCAATGAAATGGATGATGATCTCTCGGAAATGGTTACCTTCATTGCCAAGAGGCATATATTATTGCTTCATGCTGGTGGTGATTCGAAAAGGGTCCCCTGGGCAAATCCCATGGGGAAAGTTTTCCTGCCACTTCCGTATCTGGCAGCTGACGACCCTGACGGGCCAGTCCCGCTGCTTTTTGATCATATCCTTGCAATTGCTTCTTGTGCAAGACAAGCTTTTAAAAATGAAG GTGGAATATTTACTATGACTGGAGACGTACTTCCATGTTTTGATGCCTCCAACATGGTGCTTCCAGAGGACACATCCTGTATCATAACTGTTCCCATCACCCTTGATATTGCGTCTAACCATGGTGTTGTTGTGGCATCTAAGAGTAGAAATGTAGAAAAAAGTTATCCTGTCAGCTTTGTTGATAATCTCTTACAGAAACCTAGCGTAGACGAACTTGTTAAGAACAATGCAATTCTTGATGATGGTAGAACACTTCTTGATACTGGAATAATAGCGGTTAGAGGTAAGGGGTGGGAGGAGCTTGTTACACTTGCATGTTCCTGCCAACCAATGATTTCAGAACTTCTGAAGACCAGAAAGGAG ATGAGCTTATATGAAGATCTTGTAGCAGCTTGGGTACCTGCAAAGCATGATTGGTTGCGACTGCGCCCTTCAGGCGAAGAACTGGTCAGCAGATTAGGAAAACAGAAGATGTTTAGCTACTGTGCTT ATGATTTGTCGTTCTTACATTTTGGAACTTCAAGTGAGGTATTGGATCATCTGAGTGGAGCTGCCTCGGGACTGGTCGGTCAAAGACACCAGTGTTCTATCCCAGCAAGCACTCTATCTGACATTGCAGCATCTGCTGTTCTTCTTTCTAGCAAAATTGCGCCTGCTGTCTCGATTGGGGAAGATTCTCTTATATATGATTCAACCATTCCGAGTAGAATGCAAGTTGGTTCTCTGTCCATAGTTGTTGGTGTTAATGTTCCAGAAGTAAATAGTATTGTTGCAGAAAATTCATTTAGATTCATACTTCCGGATCGCCATTGTCTTTGGGAGGTTCCTCTAGTCGGACACAGTGGAAGAGTCATAGTATATTGTGGCCTCCATGATAACCCCAAGGTTTCACTCTCTAAGGATGGCACTTTTTGTGGGAAACCCTGGAGGAAGGTCGTGCAAGATTTAGGAATCCAAGAAAATGATCTATGGAGCTCAATGGGTACTCATGAAAAGTGTTTGTGGAATTCAAAAATATTCCCCATTCTTTCTTACTTTGAGATGCTAACTTTGGCATCGTGGTTGATGGGCTTGAGTGATGAAAATTCTGAGCATTTGCTTTCTCTGTGGAGAAGTTCACCTCGTGTCAGTTTAGAGGAGTTGCATAGATCAATTGATTTTTCAAAGATGTGTCATGGTTCAATTGATCATCAAGCAGACCTTGCAGCTGGAATCGCTAAAGCATGCATTAATTATGGGGTGCTGGGCCGCAATTTATATCGATTGTGTGAAGAAGTTCTGCAAAAGGAAGATTTAGGAGTCAAAGTATGTGAGGAATTTCTAAGTCTTTGTCCAGGACTCCTGGAGCAGAACTCTAAGATTATTCCCAAAAGCCGAGCATTCCAGGTTCAAGTTGATCTTCTTCGAGCATGCAGCAATGAAACAACGGCACGTAAGTTGGAGCACAAAGTTTGGAATGCTGTTGCTGATGAAACAGCTTCAGCTGTAAAATATGGTTTTAAAG AACATCTCTATGAGGCTCCCAGCGATATCTCTATTCTGTCCCATAAGAACAATGATTTCGACGGCTGTGTGGATCATTCATTCCACCCCAGAAAGGTGAAGGTTGAATTACCAGTTCGTGTGGATTTTGTTGGGGGTTGGAGTGACACTCCTCCATGGAGCTTGGAGCGCGCTGGTTGTGTTCTGAATATGGCAATAAGTTTGGAAGGTTCTCTTCCAATTGGCACCATCATTGAGACAACGAAAAAAACTGGTGTCTGTATTAGTGATGATGCTGGAAATGAGTTACACATTAAGGACCTAACCTCAATTGCCACACCATTTGATGACAATGATCCATTTCGGCTTGTCAAATCCGCACTGCTTGTGACTGGCATTATTCACGAAAATGCTCTTGCATCCAGGGGTCTGCAGATCAGGACATGGGCTTGCGTACCTCGTGGAAGTGGCTTGGGGACTTCAAGCATCTTAGCAGCTGCAGTTGTGAAGGGACTTCTTCAGATTACCGATGGAGATGAAAGTAATGAAAATGTTGCGAGACTTGTTCTTGTATTAGAGCAGCTCATGGGGACAGGTGGTGGTTGGCAGGATCAGATTGGGGGTCTCTACCCGGGTGTTAAATGTACTTCAAGTTTTCCTGGTATCCCATTGCGACTACAAGTCGTCCCACTCTTGGCTTCCCCACCGTTAATTTCAGAGTTGCAGCAACGCTTGCTTGTGGTTTTTACCGGTCAA GTTCGACTTGCACACCAAGTCTTGCAAAAGGTGGTAACCCGCTACCTCCGAAGGGACAACCTTCTTGTATCCAGCATCAAGCGCCTCGCTGAACTGGCCAAGATTGGGAGAGAAGCGTTGATGAACTGTGACATAGACGACCTTGGGGAGATAATGCTAGAGGCTTGGAGGCTGCATCAAGAACTCGACCCTTACTGCAGTAACGAGTTTGTGGATCAACTCTTCAGATTTGCACACCCGTACTGCTCCGGCTACAAGCTCGTGGGTGCTGGAGGCGGAGGCTTTGCCTTGCTGCTTGCCAAGGATGCCAAGCTGGCAAAGGAACTAAGGCACTTGCTGGAACAAGATTCCAATTTTGACGTCAAAGTATACAACTGGAACATCTTCTTAGATAATTGA
- the LOC137735444 gene encoding probable serine/threonine-protein kinase WNK10: MNSGVGLVSPASNEMFPVAKLLDEEVDFVEKDPSNRYVRYNEILGKGAFKTVYKAFDEVDGIEVAWSRVKIDAVLRSPEDLEKLYSEVHLLKSLKHENIIKLYSSWVDDQKNTINMITELFTSGSLRQYRKKHKNVDTKAIRNWARQILRGLAFLQSHSPPIIHRDLKCDNIFINGNHGEVKIGDLGLATVMQQPTARSVIGTPEFMAPELYEEEYNELVDIYSFGMCMLEMITFEYPYSECKSPAQIFKKVTSGIKPAALGKVNDPQIKEFIEKCLVPASERVSAKELLRDAFLQVDNPKEPIRDPLRLPNQSLKATNLPESGPLSMDIDIDYKQLSITTCTGSNNGSPLVLEFQRTHKNNEFRLSGIKNDDDSVSLTLRIADACGKVRNIHFLFYIASDTAVSVASEMVEQLELADHDVAFIAEFIDYLIMKLLPGWKPSSDYSSTGPASLCGGSLVRKNGKPSLSSLWGSVPSGAPDGLMVEQGGHSCDNPDTINFNGGITSYPSFADFANESVNCNTSEVEPRYSYFDDSKLQSDYASNEGGGFPVNGIIKKLQFQLHGHDLSKDTSLTSSCYSPSLVENDLDGDSKLELEMIESQYQRWFQELSRMREKALEMTRKRWLEKKKVAVG; encoded by the exons ATGAATTCAGGGGTCGGATTGGTATCGCCAGCAAGTAATGAGATGTTTCCAGTGGCGAAGCTCCTCGATGAAGAGGTCGATTTTGTAGAGAAGGACCCAAGCAATCGATATGTTCGG TACAATGAAATCTTGGGCAAGGGTGCCTTCAAGACTGT CTACAAGGCATTCGATGAAGTTGATGGAATAGAAGTGGCTTGGAGCCGGGTGAAGATCGATGCTGTCTTGCGGTCACCAGAAGATTTGGAAAAATTGTATTCTGAAGTTCATCTTCTGAAATCACTGAAAcatgaaaatattattaagttGTATAGTTCATGGGTGGATGATCAGAAAAATACGATTAACATGATTACGGAGCTCTTCACATCTGGAAGCCTAAGGCA ATATCGTAAGAAGCATAAAAATGTGGATACAAAGGCCATAAGGAACTGGGCAAGGCAGATTCTCCGAGGTTTAGCCTTTCTCCAGAGTCATAGCCCCCCCATCATTCATAGAGACTTAAAATGTGACAATATTTTCATTAATGGAAATCATGGAGAAGTTAAAATCGGAGACCTTGGATTGGCAACTGTTATGCAGCAGCCTACTGCTCGCAGTGTGATTG GGACTCCCGAGTTTATGGCTCCAGAGCTCTATGAAGAGGAATATAATGAACTCGTTGACATATACTCCTTCGGAATGTGCATGTTAGAGATGATTACTTTTGAGTATCCATATAGTGAATGCAAAAGTCCTGCTCAAATATTTAAGAAGGTTACCTCT GGCATTAAACCTGCAGCCCTTGGGAAGGTGAATGACCCCCAAATCAAGGAGTTCATTGAAAAATGTCTGGTTCCAGCATCTGAGAGGGTATCGGCGAAAGAGTTGCTCAGAGATGCATTCCTTCAAGTTGACAATCCAAAGGAACCAATCCGCGATCCCTTACGGTTGCCTAACCAGAGTCTAAAAGCAACAAATTTACCAGAGTCTGGGCCTTTATCCATGGACATAGATATTGACTACAAGCAGCTATCTATAACCACATGTACAGGAAGCAACAATGGGAGTCCACTGGTTCTGGAATTTCAAAGGACACATAAGAACAACGAGTTCAGGTTAAGCGGGATAAAAAATGACGACGATTCAGTATCATTGACCTTGCGTATAGCTGATGCATGTG GTAAGGTGAGGAATATACATTTTCTCTTTTACATTGCTAGTGATACTGCAGTGTCTGTGGCGAGCGAGATGGTTGAACAACTGGAATTAGCAGATCATGATGTGGCTTTCATTGCTGAGTTTATCGATTACTTGATAATGAAACTTCTACCTGGTTGGAAGCCCTCATCCGATTATTCCTCAACTGGACCAGCGAGTCTTTGTGGCGGATCCTTAGTCCGTAAAAATGGAAAACCATCATTGTCAAGCCTGTGGGGTTCAGTGCCATCTGGTGCTCCTGATGGTTTGATGGTCGAGCAAGGTGGCCACTCCTGTGATAACCCTGATACCATCAATTTTAATGGTGGAATTACCTCTTATCCAAGCTTTGCTGATTTTGCCAATGAATCTGTTAATTGCAATACTTCTGAAGTAGAGCCGAGGTATTCATATTTCGATGACAGCAAGTTACAGAGCGATTATGCTAGCAATGAAGGAGGAGGCTTCCCAGTGAATGGAATCATAAAGAAGTTGCAGTTTCAGTTGCATGGACACGATTTATCAAAAGATACGAGCTTGACAAGCAGCTGTTATTCTCCATCTTTGGTAGAAAATGATCTGGATGGCGATTCAAAGTTGGAACTCGAAATGATTGAGTCACAGTACCAGCGGTGGTTCCAGGAACTTTCAAGGATGAGGGAGAAAGCATTGGAAATGACCAGAAAGAGATGGTTAGAAAAGAAGAAAGTGGCCGTTGGCTAA
- the LOC137733298 gene encoding protein yippee-like At4g27745: MADLAGPRLYGCYKCQNHVCCHDDIVSKAFQASRGRAFLFSHATNVVVGPKEDRHLITGLHTVADVHCYDCGEVLGWKYVKAYEELQKYKEGKFVLEKFKIVKINW; encoded by the exons ATGGCTGATTTAGCTGGGCCAAGGCTTTATGGTTGCTACAAGTGCCAGAATCATGTTTGCTGTCATGATGATATTGTCTCTAAAGCTTTTCAG GCAAGCCGTGGCAGGGCCTTTCTGTTCTCCCATGCAACAAACGTGGTCGTAGGGCCTAAAGAGGATCGGCATCTGATCACAGGTCTCCACACAGTTGCTGATGTACACTGCTATGATTGTGGGGAAGTGTTAGGCTGGAAATATGTCAAGGCTTATGAGGAATTGCAGAAgtacaaagaaggaaaattcgTTCTTGAAAAATTTAAGATTGTTAAGATCAATTGGTAG
- the LOC137735636 gene encoding calcium-binding protein KIC-like has translation MENKGTTSRKSTEPTEYQDLLPVMAEKLDVETFVSELCGGFRLLADPERGLITSESLKKNSALLGMEGMSKEDAEGMVREGDLDGDGALGETEFCILMVRLSPGIMEDAETWLEKALDQELNKSSDQL, from the coding sequence ATGGAAAACAAGGGCACCACCTCAAGGAAGTCCACAGAACCAACTGAATACCAAGACTTGCTGCCAGTCATGGCGGAGAAGCTGGACGTGGAGACGTTTGTGTCCGAGTTATGTGGAGGTTTCCGGCTTCTGGCGGACCCCGAACGGGGGCTGATCACGTCGGAGAGCCTGAAGAAGAATTCAGCGCTTCTCGGGATGGAGGGGATGAGCAAGGAGGATGCTGAAGGAATGGTTAGGGAAGGAGATCTTGATGGAGATGGTGCACTGGGTGAGACTGAGTTTTGTATACTGATGGTGAGGCTTAGTCCTGGGATTATGGAAGATGCTGAGACATGGCTTGAGAAAGCACTTGATCAAGAACTCAACAAGTCTTCTGATCAACTTTGA